A stretch of DNA from Bacteroidales bacterium:
GATAGGGCAGCTCCCATAAAGGCACCGGGACTTCCATGCGCACCTTTTGCAAGAATGGCTTCCCCTGCACCTAAATAGATATTCCGTAAAATCTCATTATTGGTGGATTTCCATTTCACACTCAGCTCATACATGCTTAAAGCAGGGTTGCCGGATACAAAGATGCTGCATCCAATGATGAAAACAACCAATGCAAGAAATGCAAGTCCGCGGGAATTCTTGCGCATTATTGCAAACAGGGCAAAAAAGACCGGGATCAGAAGCAGTTGAATGAACATATTCAATAGATCCAGATGATAAAGCCCTCGCAACGGATTGTCGCGAAGTTCAGTGAAATGATTCTCGGCAGCGTAATTGACAGCACCTTGAGTAACTCCAGTTGTTGAACCCAGAAGGATATCCAAAAGTACCCCTAGTATCACAAGTAGAGTAAATAAGCAACCTGTCGTATACATACCTCTCCAGGAATGATCCGAATGTTCCATGATAACTATATTCAAAGATGAAATAAAATATGACTAAGAATCAGTAAAAATAGAGAGAAAATGAGTGTTTCCATGTTGTACCCGAAATAAATATTATAAGCAAAGACGATAAAACACTAAATCACAGTTTAAGGGCATGAAATTGCAAATCTGAGACTTGAAAGTACCGTTAATAATGTTCTTACCCTGCTATATCTTCGGGATCAACCCTATTTCGGGATTTTGGTCCGCCAGCTGGCGGATGGTTTCAGGCTTCTTCGTAGGCTTTTCTCAGCCCGGGAATCGAGAGCTTATGCATCTGCATCAATGCTTTCATTACCCTTTCTGACCGGGCTTCATTAGTGTCGCTTAGATATTCAGCAAGGATATCCGGCACTACCTGCCACGAGAGTCCGAATTGGTCTTTCAGCCATCCACACATTTCCTGTTCTCCCCCTTCTGAAAGGCGATCCCAGTAATAATCAACTTCTTTCTCAGTTGCACAATTGATTACAAAGGAGATAGCTGGTGTGAAACTGAAGTGAGGCCCACCGTTTAAAGCAGTAAAAGTTTGTCCAAGCATTTGGAAACTGATGGTCATTACCTCCCCTTGCTTCACCGGGTTGTCTTTACCGAAGTATAAGGTTTTTAAAATTTTCGAATCTTTGAATACGGAAAGGTAGAAGTCGACGGCCTGCTGGGCGTTGTGGTCAAACCATAGGAGAGGAGTGATGGAGTTCATAGCGAAGGATAGTTTGGGTTTGGTCAATCACAAATATACCTTTATAAACAATCAAAGGCCATGTTTTGATCAATTGGCCTCAATGACTGGTTTTAAGGCCCAAGTCCCAAGAACCAAAATCCAAAATGTAAAAACCAAAATCCAAAATCCAAAATGCAAAATGTAAAATGTAAAATGCAAAATGTAAAGTTAGATGTTACTTTTTCATTTATTCTGTGTTAAGTGTTTATATTCAGCTAAATAAAAAAAACACTAAATAAAGAACAATAAACTCTCAATTAATAATTTTTATCTTCAATGCAAATTTATTGAACCACATAGGCACATAGGACACAGTAGAAATTTCCTGGTGTGCCGTCCTATTGTGCTATTCTATTGTGCCAATTGTGTTTGATTTTTCCCTTGCGGTAAATTTCCTCTTCGATGCAAATTTATTGAACCACATAGATCGCCCTCTCTCCATCCCCCTCTCACCCCTCCCTCTCTCCCCTCTCCTCTCCCCTCCCCCTCTCCCCCCTCTCCCTCTCCTCTCCCTCTCTCCCCTCCCCCTCTCGCCCTCGCCCCCTTGCGGTGAAAAAAGACCAATTACCTCATCTTCCTCCCCAGCACCATCACACTCTGAAGCCATTTATCCCTTTGCCCTGCCTCAGAAGACCTCACACTGCCGAAGTAGGAAATCCCCAGTGTCCTGATCCCGCAATAGGCCAAAATTCCTTTCCTCAGTTGCCAGGTAGCGGGTTGACGGATCATAAGCTTATAATACCATACCGGCTGATCCATAGTGGTGATGATCCTCGAAGTCTTATTCGTCAGCAGCTTATCCCAGAATATTGAGTTTTCCCTGTATGCAAAAGCCATTCCCGGCAGGAATAAGCGGTCGATAAAACCTTTCATAACTGCCGGAAAACCATTCCACCAGAGCGGGAAGACCCAAACCAGGTGATCCGCAGCTTTTATTCTCTCCCAGGCATTTACAAGGTCGGGTTCATGCTGCATGCGCTTGCTATAACCAAATTGCAGGTTAGGGTTGAATTCCAGTTCTCCGAGGTTAATCATTTCAACACTGGCGCCACTTTGTTCTGCACCTTTCCTGTATGCTTCTGCCAATGCATAGCTAAAACTTCCTTTAAAGGGATGTCCGTTGATAATCAATATCTTTTTCATGGTAAAAATTTAATCAAGGCAAAAGTAGAATTGCCCAGTGGAGCGGGAAAGGACAAATGTCCGGAAATGAGGAACTGCGAATTATTGGCTTATATGAAAGAAATCCTGGAGATAATGAAGATTAATATGCTTTGCCTGGTGCCTTTTTATCGTATCCGGATGATTCAAAACAAACCTGCAACCAGGTATAAAGACACATCTCCTGAGAAATTTCACATGCAATATTTACAGTATCACATTGAGTGCATGAATACTATTTTTTTTCTCAGTGCGTCATAATTCCCAATCACTTTACTGCATTGATACTGAGGGCATAAAAATGACCATTTGCATCGCCAAAATAAAGGGTGTTACCGTCGACAAGGGGATCGGACAGTATTGAGCCCAGCGACTGGATTTTCTTTTCCGATTCCAGGTACTTCTCACCATAGATGTTAAAGTCGCTCCGGAAATGATCATCCGAAGCATAAATTTCAGAATAGTGTTTCCGGCTTTCATCCGTCTGAAATACTGAATTGATCGCGCCTGTATCAGGATTCACGAAATAGAGTTTGCCGTTGAAACAGCCAAAGACAATGCTATTCTCAATACTGCAGGCTGTGCCATATACACGCATATTCAGCGGTAAAGTCCACTTCACTTCAGCTGTTTGAGCATCCATGCAATGGAAACGATGTGAGTCGGAAGTGCCGAAATAAATATTGTTTCCATAGACCAGGGGGGTAGCAATTATCCAGCTTCCGGGTTCATTCTTTTTCCACTTTTCAACCCCGGTTTCAATATCCAGTGCATATAAACTATAATCGCGGCTGCCAAAAAGAATGAGATCTTTGAAAATTACTGCGCTCTTCTGTATTTCTCCCAAAGGGAAGTCACTATTCCCCTTGGTTTTGAATTTCCATTTTAGTTTTCCATCTGCCGCATGCAGGGCATAAAAATAACCGTCATAACTGCCAATATAAACTATGCCACCTGAAACAACAGGGGAGGCATGTACAATTCCGTTTGTTTTATATTTCCAGATACAGTCACCTGATTGAGCATTAAGGGCATACACACAGCTGTCGCCACTCCCGGTGTAAACAATTCCGTTTTCAATAATCGGGGATGAAATATAGTAATCCCAGATGTCGTATGTCTGTTCCCCCCTGGTTTTATAGATCCAGTTTAGTTTTCCGGATTTTTCATTCACCGAATAAATATTTCCATCCTTACTGGAAAAATATACACTCCCGTGGTAAACAGCCGGTGTGGAATGAACTGCATCCT
This window harbors:
- a CDS encoding DUF4386 family protein, which translates into the protein MEHSDHSWRGMYTTGCLFTLLVILGVLLDILLGSTTGVTQGAVNYAAENHFTELRDNPLRGLYHLDLLNMFIQLLLIPVFFALFAIMRKNSRGLAFLALVVFIIGCSIFVSGNPALSMYELSVKWKSTNNEILRNIYLGAGEAILAKGAHGSPGAFMGAALSSLAGILMSLAMMKGRIFNRTTALVGLIANTLMLLYTFLVTTSSTSGTLALIFAIPGGLLLIAWMFLFMIRMYKIANRQGYSPGGQS
- a CDS encoding VOC family protein; this encodes MNSITPLLWFDHNAQQAVDFYLSVFKDSKILKTLYFGKDNPVKQGEVMTISFQMLGQTFTALNGGPHFSFTPAISFVINCATEKEVDYYWDRLSEGGEQEMCGWLKDQFGLSWQVVPDILAEYLSDTNEARSERVMKALMQMHKLSIPGLRKAYEEA
- a CDS encoding NAD(P)H-dependent oxidoreductase, producing MKKILIINGHPFKGSFSYALAEAYRKGAEQSGASVEMINLGELEFNPNLQFGYSKRMQHEPDLVNAWERIKAADHLVWVFPLWWNGFPAVMKGFIDRLFLPGMAFAYRENSIFWDKLLTNKTSRIITTMDQPVWYYKLMIRQPATWQLRKGILAYCGIRTLGISYFGSVRSSEAGQRDKWLQSVMVLGRKMR
- a CDS encoding PQQ-binding-like beta-propeller repeat protein, coding for MNIRHITIIAFILISLQNLSAQDSLRWKFTTAGAIYSSAAISGNNVFFGSGDMNLYSLNKTTGEIQWKFQTQDAVHSTPAVYHGSVYFSSKDGNIYSVNEKSGKLNWIYKTRGEQTYDIWDYYISSPIIENGIVYTGSGDSCVYALNAQSGDCIWKYKTNGIVHASPVVSGGIVYIGSYDGYFYALHAADGKLKWKFKTKGNSDFPLGEIQKSAVIFKDLILFGSRDYSLYALDIETGVEKWKKNEPGSWIIATPLVYGNNIYFGTSDSHRFHCMDAQTAEVKWTLPLNMRVYGTACSIENSIVFGCFNGKLYFVNPDTGAINSVFQTDESRKHYSEIYASDDHFRSDFNIYGEKYLESEKKIQSLGSILSDPLVDGNTLYFGDANGHFYALSINAVK